The Flavobacterium piscisymbiosum genome includes a region encoding these proteins:
- a CDS encoding nuclear transport factor 2 family protein: MELSNREKAAAIQNSIETETLGQIGLINPKSYKQHNINVADGFDAIMALHDLMPMEKVYTNVVRAFQDGDIGFVHVDYYLFEPTVAFDIHRFENGVSVEHWDNLQTNPKKVNKSGRTMTDGKTKAIDHHLTDANKELASSFVSEVLVGKKFNEASKYFDGDILIQHNPDMGDGVSEFFSVLKQWENNGKAQVYTAVHKVLGEGNFVLVLSEGYVGKTHSAFYDLYRIENNKIIEHWDVIEEIPSLENQKNTNGKF, translated from the coding sequence ATGGAACTTTCAAACAGAGAAAAAGCTGCTGCAATTCAAAACAGTATCGAAACCGAAACTTTAGGACAAATAGGCTTAATTAATCCTAAATCATACAAACAGCACAATATTAATGTAGCCGACGGTTTTGATGCAATTATGGCACTGCACGATTTAATGCCGATGGAAAAAGTATACACCAATGTGGTAAGGGCTTTTCAGGATGGCGATATCGGATTTGTGCATGTCGATTATTATTTATTTGAACCAACGGTCGCTTTTGATATTCACCGATTCGAAAATGGTGTGAGTGTAGAGCATTGGGATAATTTACAGACGAATCCTAAAAAAGTAAACAAGAGCGGAAGAACAATGACAGATGGTAAAACAAAAGCTATTGATCATCATTTAACAGATGCTAACAAAGAACTAGCTTCATCTTTTGTTTCAGAAGTTTTGGTAGGGAAAAAATTTAATGAAGCTTCAAAATATTTTGACGGCGACATCCTTATTCAGCATAATCCTGATATGGGAGACGGTGTATCGGAGTTTTTTAGTGTTTTGAAACAATGGGAAAATAATGGCAAAGCACAAGTTTACACTGCTGTACATAAAGTTTTGGGAGAAGGAAACTTTGTTTTGGTTTTAAGTGAAGGTTACGTTGGAAAAACACATTCGGCTTTTTATGATTTGTACCGAATTGAAAATAATAAAATCATAGAGCATTGGGATGTTATTGAAGAAATTCCATCTTTAGAGAATCAGAAAAACACAAATGGAAAATTCTAA
- a CDS encoding winged helix-turn-helix transcriptional regulator, whose translation MYEKKIPKDFDCGMSITLEIIGGKWKPCLIDSISKGVRRPSEIHRCHPDATKRVLNLQLKELEDHGVVRKTIYPVLPPKVEYFLTDLGKTLLPLISNMEKWGTNYMPIFNELQQHKRDLQEAV comes from the coding sequence ATGTACGAAAAAAAGATTCCAAAAGATTTTGACTGCGGAATGAGTATAACACTTGAAATAATAGGAGGGAAGTGGAAACCCTGTCTTATCGATTCTATATCTAAAGGTGTAAGAAGACCGAGTGAAATACACAGATGCCATCCTGATGCTACCAAACGTGTTTTGAATCTTCAGCTAAAAGAATTAGAAGATCACGGTGTGGTACGAAAAACAATATACCCGGTGCTGCCTCCTAAAGTTGAATATTTCCTGACTGATCTGGGTAAAACTTTATTACCATTAATTTCGAACATGGAAAAATGGGGCACTAATTATATGCCGATATTTAATGAATTACAGCAGCATAAAAGAGATTTACAAGAGGCAGTTTAA
- a CDS encoding SDR family NAD(P)-dependent oxidoreductase: MSSQSKIAVVTGGSRGLGKDMAINLAKNGLDIVLTYNTQKEIAENVVKQIHDIGQKAVAIKLDVSDCSSFDMFTKNLGDQITSYFHSDGIDFLINNAGFIHYANFDAINEAQFTEMENVHLRGPFFLTQKLLPLLRAYGGIVNVSSGLTRFATPGFAAYAALKGAMETLTKYQAKELGARNIRVNVIAPGAIETDIMGGAVRDNVEMNQYLASQTALGRVGLPEDIGGVVAFLCSDAGGWINAQRIEISGGSNL; the protein is encoded by the coding sequence ATGTCATCGCAAAGTAAAATTGCAGTAGTAACAGGAGGGAGTCGCGGTCTTGGAAAAGATATGGCGATCAATCTTGCCAAAAACGGATTGGATATAGTTTTAACCTATAACACTCAAAAAGAAATAGCAGAAAATGTCGTAAAACAAATTCATGATATCGGACAAAAGGCGGTTGCTATAAAACTAGACGTCTCAGATTGTTCCAGTTTTGATATGTTTACAAAAAATCTTGGAGACCAAATAACCAGTTACTTCCACTCAGATGGAATTGATTTTTTGATCAATAATGCAGGGTTTATTCACTATGCAAATTTTGATGCTATCAATGAAGCTCAATTTACAGAAATGGAAAATGTACATCTTAGAGGTCCATTTTTCCTTACACAAAAATTATTGCCATTACTAAGAGCTTACGGAGGAATTGTAAATGTTTCTTCAGGACTAACCCGTTTTGCCACGCCGGGATTTGCAGCTTATGCAGCACTAAAAGGAGCAATGGAGACATTGACAAAATATCAGGCAAAAGAACTTGGTGCAAGAAACATAAGAGTAAATGTTATTGCTCCGGGTGCTATCGAAACAGATATTATGGGCGGTGCGGTACGTGACAATGTAGAAATGAACCAATACCTGGCTTCGCAAACTGCTCTTGGAAGAGTTGGACTACCCGAGGACATTGGGGGAGTGGTAGCCTTTTTATGCAGTGATGCCGGCGGGTGGATTAATGCTCAGCGAATAGAAATTTCAGGAGGTTCAAATCTATAA
- a CDS encoding helix-turn-helix domain-containing protein, whose translation MEVIRIKNITDYHRFRGLPKPKHPLISLVDYSQVKFPDDEKTTNIVMDFYSIALKRDIGAKLYYGQQVYDFDEGIMSFIAPGQVLRLQQDPDSLHKGAGYLLQIHPDFLWNSALAKNIKSYTFFDYSINEALFLSEKEENIIVNIFENIREEYHINIDRFTQDLIIAQIELLLKYCDRYYNRQFLTRKISSHQILSKVEEFLNNYFDDKNRDERNLLSVQTVADNMNVSSDYLSNLLKLHTGQNTQQHIHNKLIEKAKEKLSTTSLSISEIAYELGFEHLQSFSKLFKNKTNETPLKFRAKFN comes from the coding sequence ATGGAAGTAATTAGAATAAAAAACATCACAGATTATCATCGTTTTAGAGGGCTTCCGAAGCCGAAACATCCTTTAATAAGCCTGGTCGATTATTCACAGGTAAAATTCCCTGATGATGAAAAAACGACAAACATTGTGATGGATTTTTATTCTATTGCTTTAAAAAGGGATATTGGAGCCAAGCTTTATTATGGCCAGCAGGTTTACGATTTTGACGAAGGTATAATGTCATTTATAGCACCGGGGCAGGTTTTGCGGCTGCAGCAGGATCCTGATTCATTACATAAAGGCGCAGGGTATTTATTGCAAATTCACCCAGACTTTTTATGGAATTCAGCATTAGCGAAAAACATAAAAAGCTACACGTTTTTTGATTATTCAATTAATGAAGCACTATTTCTTTCTGAAAAAGAGGAAAATATCATTGTAAATATTTTTGAAAATATAAGAGAAGAATACCACATCAACATTGATAGATTTACCCAGGATTTAATAATTGCGCAGATAGAATTGCTGCTCAAATATTGCGACAGATATTACAATCGCCAATTTCTTACAAGAAAAATCAGCAGTCATCAAATACTATCAAAAGTTGAAGAGTTTTTGAATAATTATTTTGATGATAAAAACCGTGACGAAAGAAATCTTCTTTCTGTCCAGACTGTTGCTGATAATATGAATGTTTCTTCAGATTATTTAAGCAATTTACTGAAGCTTCATACTGGTCAGAATACGCAGCAGCATATTCACAATAAACTCATAGAAAAAGCGAAAGAAAAACTTTCTACTACTAGTTTGTCAATTAGTGAAATTGCGTATGAGCTGGGATTCGAACACCTTCAGAGCTTTAGTAAATTGTTCAAAAACAAAACAAACGAAACACCCTTAAAGTTTAGAGCTAAGTTTAATTAA
- a CDS encoding DUF2798 domain-containing protein, which produces MENSNRLLLKVMKLVAKYVNTLFVVTPMTLIMAVCVLILNNGYEKEAWIFTFFKSWLIMLPIAYVSALIIIPLANKLTLYIFRA; this is translated from the coding sequence ATGGAAAATTCTAACCGATTGCTTTTAAAAGTCATGAAGCTTGTTGCTAAATATGTCAATACCCTTTTTGTGGTTACACCAATGACACTGATAATGGCAGTTTGCGTACTCATTTTAAATAATGGTTATGAAAAAGAAGCATGGATTTTTACATTTTTTAAATCCTGGCTCATTATGCTGCCCATTGCTTATGTTAGTGCCCTGATCATTATCCCTTTGGCTAATAAACTGACGCTTTATATTTTTAGAGCGTAA
- a CDS encoding ester cyclase — MEKEDKGVVKALSKQEIDTIERFYAAWELKKPEVLDEICMPDWKDIPLAPHQEDNPKGLQAIMKFLFELCPDIEIVIHEIFGSHERAAVRASMQFTHVKEIMGIPPTNKKVTIALHEFHYLKNGKLTHTWHLEDWFGLLMQGKEE; from the coding sequence ATGGAAAAAGAAGATAAAGGAGTAGTCAAAGCTCTTTCGAAACAGGAAATAGACACCATTGAAAGGTTTTATGCAGCATGGGAACTTAAAAAGCCAGAAGTATTAGACGAAATTTGCATGCCCGACTGGAAAGATATTCCACTCGCACCACATCAAGAAGATAACCCAAAAGGACTGCAGGCAATTATGAAATTTTTGTTCGAATTATGTCCTGATATAGAAATCGTAATTCATGAGATATTTGGCAGCCACGAGCGTGCAGCTGTAAGAGCCTCAATGCAATTTACGCATGTAAAGGAAATTATGGGAATCCCTCCAACGAATAAGAAAGTAACAATAGCACTGCATGAATTTCATTATTTGAAAAATGGCAAACTTACCCATACCTGGCATTTAGAAGACTGGTTTGGTCTTTTGATGCAAGGCAAAGAGGAATAA